One genomic segment of Aquipluma nitroreducens includes these proteins:
- a CDS encoding metallophosphoesterase family protein, translating to MKTIYNGMMVMVLLVICSCSKLTQYSPYDANTEHSNVNSQNISEILSKQQPGDSLVFIAISDTHTDYSDLRAAVTTINEMEGISFVMVCGDITDWGLFKELDDYYHLISRLNIPFVTLIGNHDYLSNGKLIFNKMFGPTNYYFDIGNYRMVVFDNVVWENGNQEPDFEWFQQTLNIPKGMTSITCFHIHRFDPQLDNGYADKMLGIIEKYPVSLSIFGHGHDYWEEEVNNRRYLMVPDITMRNMTKITLANKTATIQILSF from the coding sequence ATGAAAACAATTTATAACGGTATGATGGTCATGGTCTTGCTTGTTATCTGCTCATGCAGTAAGCTCACACAATACAGCCCGTATGATGCAAATACCGAGCACAGCAACGTAAATTCGCAAAATATTTCGGAAATACTGAGCAAACAACAACCGGGCGATTCACTTGTTTTTATTGCCATTTCGGATACTCATACCGACTATTCCGATCTGAGAGCTGCGGTAACAACCATCAACGAAATGGAAGGGATTTCGTTTGTAATGGTTTGCGGTGATATCACTGATTGGGGCTTGTTCAAAGAGCTCGACGACTACTATCACCTGATTAGCCGATTGAATATTCCATTTGTGACCCTAATCGGGAATCACGACTATCTGTCAAATGGCAAATTAATTTTCAACAAGATGTTTGGACCGACTAATTACTATTTTGATATCGGGAATTACCGGATGGTTGTGTTCGACAATGTGGTTTGGGAAAACGGAAATCAGGAACCTGACTTCGAATGGTTTCAGCAAACGCTTAATATTCCTAAAGGGATGACCAGCATTACCTGCTTCCACATTCACCGGTTTGACCCCCAGTTAGATAATGGTTATGCTGATAAAATGCTTGGAATTATAGAAAAGTATCCGGTGAGTCTCAGCATTTTTGGGCATGGGCACGATTACTGGGAAGAGGAAGTCAATAACCGCCGATACCTTATGGTTCCGGATATTACGATGCGGAATATGACTAAAATAACCCTTGCCAATAAAACTGCAACAATTCAAATATTAAGTTTTTAA
- a CDS encoding IS1634 family transposase — MLDLDTVYRFLDKQNSQLKGHVEQIAFAHTLKVLQGNISIVFYDMTTLYFEASDEDDLRKTGFSKDGKHENPQIYIGLLVGLGGYAIGYDILEGNIYEGHTLIPFIEKISEKFKLKHPIVVADAGLLSNDNVKALEQKGYEYIIGARLKNEPDKVKKQILECQFSEGQIRRINKVGRTRIIVSYATTRAKKDEHNRNRGLQRLEKQVKAGKLTKSSINNKGYNKYLRLHGNMTIEIDYQKFNQDKIWDGLKGYVTNTKLRDKQVIENYKNLWHIEKAFRMSKTDLRIRPIYHRLKHRIEAHICISFTAYCIYKELERVLYKEKSSLSLKKAAELTHNMYQISYMLPESKHTKSKLLKMDDQQAELHQIISKYFQGVP; from the coding sequence ATGCTTGATTTAGATACGGTGTACCGTTTTCTGGATAAGCAGAACAGCCAACTGAAAGGACATGTTGAACAGATTGCTTTTGCGCATACATTAAAGGTTTTACAAGGCAATATCAGTATTGTATTTTACGATATGACCACGCTATACTTTGAAGCCAGCGATGAGGATGATTTACGAAAAACGGGTTTCAGCAAGGACGGGAAACATGAAAACCCTCAAATTTATATTGGGTTGCTTGTTGGCCTGGGCGGTTATGCGATCGGGTACGATATTTTAGAAGGTAATATTTACGAAGGGCACACACTAATCCCGTTCATCGAAAAAATCAGCGAGAAATTTAAATTGAAACACCCAATTGTGGTTGCAGATGCAGGGCTTTTATCGAACGACAATGTAAAAGCACTGGAACAGAAAGGATACGAGTACATTATTGGTGCCCGGCTGAAAAATGAACCGGATAAGGTAAAAAAGCAAATCCTGGAATGTCAGTTTTCAGAAGGACAGATCAGAAGGATAAACAAAGTTGGCCGAACCCGGATAATTGTGAGTTATGCAACAACCCGGGCGAAAAAAGATGAGCATAACCGCAACCGTGGATTGCAACGGCTGGAAAAACAGGTTAAAGCCGGAAAGCTGACCAAATCGAGTATCAACAATAAAGGCTACAATAAATACCTGCGGCTACATGGAAATATGACCATCGAGATTGATTACCAGAAGTTTAATCAGGACAAAATATGGGATGGATTGAAGGGATACGTTACCAACACAAAACTCAGGGACAAACAAGTAATTGAGAATTATAAAAATCTGTGGCACATTGAAAAAGCATTCCGAATGTCCAAAACCGATCTGCGCATACGTCCAATCTACCATCGCCTTAAACACCGGATCGAAGCCCACATCTGTATATCATTTACGGCATATTGTATCTACAAAGAGCTGGAAAGAGTACTTTACAAGGAAAAGTCAAGCCTGTCATTAAAGAAAGCAGCTGAGTTGACCCATAACATGTACCAAATCTCATATATGCTGCCTGAATCAAAACATACCAAGTCCAAACTCCTGAAAATGGACGACCAACAAGCAGAACTACACCAAATTATCTCGAAATATTTTCAGGGTGTCCCATAG
- a CDS encoding RteC domain-containing protein — protein MDFYKYYRNGYTHFDTYYFLRGKPDVQLALDSFYFERDSRFSTCYDFAVAKVIANDMLTVYLNNELVKLDKHPEEEQITVSFPKVKEIWTESKTDLVELLYALYELGCFNFGKISLIRLANYLENVFNISLGDVYRTYLSIRGRTNRTQFLDQLKERLIAKMNKDDQK, from the coding sequence ATAGACTTTTATAAATACTATAGAAACGGGTATACCCATTTTGATACCTATTATTTTTTGAGGGGCAAGCCTGATGTTCAACTAGCTTTAGATAGTTTTTATTTTGAGCGAGACTCAAGATTTTCTACTTGCTATGATTTTGCAGTAGCTAAAGTTATCGCAAATGATATGTTGACCGTTTATCTCAACAACGAATTGGTTAAACTCGATAAACACCCAGAAGAAGAACAGATTACTGTTTCATTTCCAAAAGTCAAAGAAATCTGGACAGAAAGTAAGACTGACCTTGTAGAGTTACTTTACGCTTTGTATGAATTAGGATGTTTTAATTTCGGAAAGATTTCACTCATACGTCTAGCCAATTATCTGGAAAACGTATTTAATATTAGCTTAGGAGATGTATATCGTACCTATCTTTCGATACGTGGTCGTACTAACAGAACACAGTTTTTAGATCAATTGAAAGAGAGACTGATTGCAAAAATGAATAAGGATGACCAAAAATAG
- a CDS encoding TolC family protein, translating into MKKGIIIYFLMSLALWNTTSFAQKALTLNDAIRIALDQNPNIKINESQIKEADAKHDQVNSNFLPQAEILSKYFYSNNTAGLFPLEGSSVPVLSSGTPTGEDIIMHSKAPFSILDRDILTMDMNMTYTLYAGGKRKNALESTNALKEAYQKDFRETEGNLSLNVKTAFYNVLFLDEVLKVNEQALSQIQEHLAMAEKSYQEGVRSEFDVLMFKAKLKDFESRLFELKSKKEITLDALKVLLNLSDTTSIICIGSISNPIDCSMLSSGQLSDSINTGNNKIQSLKAMKSVLDYKEKIEKAENLPTLFAFGNYHIYHGLDTPPFDQAWRQGYAIGVGIRINLFDGNLSKSKAQEIKAGIEKLEAYEESFKLQFKNKYLTSIQHIYSLNAQRESVLTNVEVANKAYEIALVGYKNSVITTIELNDAQLNIIKINIQLLNIEKDTLLEYANLQYLLGVIY; encoded by the coding sequence ATGAAAAAAGGTATAATTATTTATTTTCTAATGTCACTTGCTTTATGGAATACAACATCTTTTGCACAAAAGGCACTTACGCTTAATGATGCCATCCGGATTGCTTTAGATCAAAATCCAAACATAAAGATAAATGAAAGTCAAATTAAGGAAGCTGACGCCAAACACGATCAGGTCAATTCTAATTTTCTTCCTCAGGCAGAAATACTTTCAAAGTATTTTTATTCCAATAATACGGCAGGATTATTCCCACTTGAGGGTTCCAGTGTCCCAGTTCTGAGCAGTGGCACACCAACCGGTGAAGATATTATTATGCATTCAAAGGCGCCTTTCTCCATACTCGACAGGGATATATTAACCATGGACATGAATATGACATACACGTTATATGCGGGAGGGAAACGTAAAAATGCTTTGGAGAGCACCAACGCATTAAAAGAAGCCTACCAGAAAGATTTTCGGGAAACTGAAGGGAATTTAAGCCTGAATGTTAAGACTGCATTTTATAATGTGCTCTTTCTGGATGAAGTTTTGAAGGTTAATGAGCAGGCATTGAGTCAAATCCAGGAACATCTCGCCATGGCTGAAAAATCTTATCAGGAAGGTGTTCGTTCGGAATTTGACGTTCTTATGTTCAAAGCTAAATTGAAAGATTTCGAAAGTCGACTCTTTGAACTTAAAAGCAAAAAAGAAATTACACTCGATGCTTTAAAAGTTTTGCTTAATCTCTCAGATACCACCTCCATCATTTGTATAGGTAGTATTTCCAATCCTATTGATTGCTCAATGCTTTCGTCAGGACAACTTTCAGACAGTATTAATACCGGGAATAATAAAATACAGTCACTAAAAGCAATGAAAAGTGTCCTCGATTATAAAGAGAAAATTGAAAAGGCTGAAAATTTACCGACTTTATTTGCATTCGGTAACTATCATATCTATCATGGACTTGACACCCCTCCTTTTGATCAGGCATGGAGACAAGGTTATGCGATTGGAGTTGGTATAAGAATCAATTTGTTTGACGGGAATTTATCGAAAAGTAAAGCTCAGGAAATTAAGGCCGGTATTGAGAAGCTTGAAGCTTACGAAGAAAGCTTCAAGCTTCAATTCAAAAATAAATATTTAACATCTATTCAACATATCTATTCACTCAATGCACAGCGTGAATCGGTATTGACTAACGTGGAAGTGGCAAACAAAGCTTATGAAATTGCACTGGTAGGTTATAAAAACAGTGTGATAACCACTATCGAATTGAATGACGCACAATTAAATATAATCAAAATAAATATCCAGTTATTAAACATTGAGAAGGATACTCTCCTTGAATATGCAAATCTTCAATATTTATTAGGAGTAATTTATTGA
- a CDS encoding ABC transporter permease translates to MKMLKLAMMIIMRIVMVSLVLILFFSMMAGMYYKTAPRNIRIAIVDEDHSVLSRSILYNIRASDYYQIVDQPIDYLSLQKMIDGNEIDMGVVIPHDAYHDIQNNLGVRILAALNGTANPSIPGTALSKLNQIISTINGQLALHVRVEDLGSIPNSRHSKEPLISVAERVYYSPTLSMEASVLPAFMGLAMQTISMITILFALLGSLKIWKQKFPLIRNARQIPAIELIRAAIVSGFVAGTSISVAFYSTMLLFGVPFDQSEIWNVISVIFLFTISMESISYFLVLNINNSGILAAIITLIVLPAFMYSGYMVPFEQMADLPTRIGGWFPLRYYLKSLYLVFNHHQPLATAQPFMNKLWQFTGLFSVLSIVSIIVGQFERKHREKKLGHENIKLNVEEIQS, encoded by the coding sequence ATGAAAATGCTCAAACTTGCTATGATGATTATCATGCGAATCGTTATGGTTTCATTGGTATTGATATTGTTTTTCAGCATGATGGCAGGAATGTATTACAAGACTGCACCGCGCAATATTCGCATCGCAATTGTGGATGAGGATCATTCTGTATTGAGTCGGTCAATTTTATACAACATTCGTGCTTCCGATTATTATCAAATTGTAGATCAGCCCATTGATTACCTTTCATTACAGAAAATGATCGACGGGAATGAAATTGATATGGGTGTAGTTATTCCTCATGATGCCTATCATGACATCCAAAATAATCTTGGAGTCAGAATATTGGCAGCATTAAATGGCACTGCAAATCCATCAATTCCGGGTACAGCGCTTTCAAAATTAAACCAGATTATTTCGACGATCAATGGTCAACTTGCATTGCATGTTCGGGTGGAAGATTTAGGTAGTATTCCGAATAGCCGACATTCAAAAGAACCTCTAATCAGTGTTGCCGAAAGAGTTTATTACTCACCTACTCTGAGTATGGAGGCTTCTGTACTTCCGGCATTTATGGGTTTAGCCATGCAAACGATTTCAATGATTACTATACTTTTTGCCTTACTTGGAAGCCTCAAAATCTGGAAACAAAAATTTCCACTAATTCGAAATGCAAGACAAATTCCGGCAATAGAACTTATCCGGGCGGCCATAGTTTCTGGATTTGTTGCAGGGACATCGATTTCTGTTGCATTCTATTCTACAATGCTATTATTTGGTGTTCCATTTGATCAATCCGAAATTTGGAATGTGATATCAGTTATATTCCTATTCACTATTTCAATGGAAAGTATTTCCTACTTTCTTGTTTTAAACATTAACAATAGTGGAATCTTAGCTGCCATTATCACTCTTATTGTCCTCCCTGCATTTATGTATTCAGGATATATGGTGCCATTCGAACAAATGGCTGATTTACCAACCCGAATCGGAGGTTGGTTCCCATTAAGATATTATCTAAAATCACTTTATCTGGTATTTAACCATCATCAGCCACTAGCTACGGCACAACCTTTTATGAACAAACTCTGGCAATTCACAGGATTATTTTCCGTATTGTCAATTGTGTCCATAATTGTTGGTCAATTTGAAAGAAAACATCGCGAAAAGAAATTAGGACATGAAAATATTAAATTAAATGTAGAGGAGATTCAATCATGA